Proteins from a single region of Caloramator sp. E03:
- the carB gene encoding carbamoyl-phosphate synthase (glutamine-hydrolyzing) large subunit, whose protein sequence is MKVKYNKLMIIGSGPIIIGQAAEFDYSGTQACKALKEEGIEIVLVNSNPATIMTDTNIADKVYIEPLNEESLEKIIEKERPQGLLAGFGGQTALNLAMQLKQKGILEKFNVELLGVKEDAIKKAEDREEFKKLMIEINEPIPESAIANSMEQCIEVAERIGFPLIIRPAYTLGGTGGGFANNMDELKTVCERGLKLSPINQVLIEQSVAGWKEIEYEVIRDGKDNCIIVCNMENVDPVGVHTGDSIVVAPSQTLNEKQYQMLRNAAIKIVRSLNIEGGCNVQLALDPNSDRYIVIEVNPRVSRSSALASKAAGYPIAKIAAKIAIGYSLDELKNYVTKCSSAFFEPAIDYVVLKIPKWPFDKFSYAKRSLGTQMKATGEVMAIDRTFESALLKAISCLEGNLTGLRIPSIEKLGIDEVIDKIKQCDDERIFAISRALRLGVDIDRLYELTKIDKWFLNSIKNIVDIENELKEKKLDKDTIKKAELMGFTDDEICSLTGATKDELDNIRKEYKIYPVYKMVDTCSSEFEAQTPYYYSCYESEDESIVSSKEKVVVIGSGPIRIGQGIEFDYCCVHGVWAAKALGYEAIIINNNPETVSTDFDTADKLYFESLYIDDVLNVIRKEKPVGVFVQLGGQTAINLAKKLQDRGVKILGTSVESIDIAEDRDKFRLFLEKLNIPTPKGCAVTKINEVLKTAQEIGYPVVVRPSYVIGGRAMRIIYDEKSLIDYMNMASSIFEEYQVIVDKYIRGTEIEVDAVCDGEDILIPGIMEHVERTGVHSGDSVTIYPTISLSDDVIKKLVDYTKKIAIGLKTIGLINIQYVYDGKDLYVIEVNPRASRTVPILSKVTGVPMVKLAVEAAFGKKLKDSEYGIGLLKSKDYYVVKVPVFSNEKIADADIFLGPEMKSTGEVLGIGQSVDVAAYKAFTAAGIPILKEGNIYVSLNDYDKFEAAHIIKEYEKRGFKILSSEGTAKVLIKDGIECEIVDVDDVLNMLSKGKIDFVINTPTVGNINTTTGFKIRKRCAELKVPLFTCLDTLKIYLKAVDVKRNDVPVIFRPLSDYLNK, encoded by the coding sequence ATGAAAGTAAAATATAATAAACTTATGATAATAGGTTCAGGGCCTATAATAATAGGGCAAGCGGCGGAATTTGATTATTCAGGAACTCAGGCCTGTAAAGCATTAAAAGAAGAAGGGATTGAGATTGTTCTTGTAAATAGCAACCCTGCAACTATAATGACAGATACTAACATTGCAGATAAAGTATATATTGAGCCTTTAAATGAAGAAAGCTTGGAAAAAATAATAGAAAAGGAAAGACCTCAGGGGTTACTTGCAGGATTTGGAGGTCAGACGGCTTTAAACCTTGCAATGCAATTAAAGCAAAAAGGAATACTTGAAAAATTTAATGTAGAGCTTTTAGGAGTTAAGGAGGATGCAATAAAAAAGGCAGAGGACAGGGAAGAATTTAAAAAGCTTATGATTGAAATAAATGAGCCCATACCTGAGAGTGCTATTGCAAATAGCATGGAACAGTGTATAGAAGTTGCAGAAAGGATAGGATTTCCGCTTATAATAAGACCGGCTTATACTTTAGGAGGAACTGGCGGCGGATTTGCAAACAATATGGATGAGCTTAAAACTGTTTGCGAAAGGGGGTTAAAACTAAGTCCAATAAATCAGGTTTTAATAGAACAGAGTGTCGCAGGGTGGAAGGAGATTGAGTATGAGGTAATAAGAGATGGAAAGGATAACTGCATAATAGTATGCAATATGGAAAATGTTGATCCTGTAGGAGTTCATACAGGGGACAGCATAGTTGTAGCACCTTCTCAAACTTTAAACGAAAAGCAGTATCAAATGCTTAGAAATGCTGCTATTAAAATAGTAAGAAGCCTTAATATTGAGGGCGGATGCAATGTGCAGCTTGCCCTTGATCCAAACAGTGATAGATATATTGTAATAGAAGTAAACCCTAGGGTGAGCCGTTCAAGTGCCCTTGCATCAAAGGCAGCAGGATATCCGATAGCTAAGATTGCAGCAAAAATTGCAATAGGTTATAGCCTTGATGAGCTTAAAAACTATGTTACAAAGTGCTCTAGTGCTTTTTTCGAACCAGCAATAGATTATGTTGTGCTTAAAATACCAAAATGGCCCTTTGATAAATTTAGCTATGCAAAGAGAAGTCTTGGAACGCAGATGAAGGCAACAGGAGAAGTTATGGCAATAGACAGAACCTTTGAAAGTGCTCTTTTAAAGGCTATATCTTGTCTTGAAGGGAACTTAACAGGGCTTAGAATACCTTCGATTGAAAAGTTGGGTATAGATGAGGTAATCGATAAGATAAAACAGTGTGATGATGAGAGGATATTTGCAATATCAAGAGCCTTAAGGCTTGGAGTTGATATAGACAGATTATATGAGTTAACTAAGATAGACAAATGGTTTTTAAATTCTATTAAAAATATAGTTGACATTGAAAATGAACTTAAAGAGAAAAAGCTTGATAAGGATACCATAAAAAAGGCTGAGCTTATGGGGTTCACCGATGATGAGATATGTAGCTTAACGGGAGCTACAAAAGATGAGCTTGATAATATAAGAAAAGAATACAAAATATATCCTGTGTATAAGATGGTTGATACATGTAGCAGTGAATTTGAGGCACAGACTCCCTATTATTATTCCTGCTATGAAAGTGAAGATGAAAGCATTGTTTCCAGTAAAGAAAAAGTTGTTGTTATAGGTTCAGGGCCTATTAGAATAGGCCAGGGAATCGAATTTGACTACTGCTGTGTACATGGGGTATGGGCTGCTAAAGCTTTAGGATATGAGGCAATTATTATTAATAACAATCCTGAAACGGTAAGTACAGATTTTGATACTGCAGATAAACTTTATTTTGAATCCCTGTACATTGATGATGTTTTAAATGTTATAAGAAAGGAAAAACCTGTTGGAGTTTTTGTGCAGCTTGGTGGACAAACGGCAATAAACCTTGCTAAAAAGCTTCAAGATAGGGGAGTTAAAATACTTGGGACAAGTGTTGAATCAATAGATATTGCAGAGGACAGGGATAAATTTAGACTGTTCCTTGAAAAACTGAATATACCAACACCAAAGGGATGTGCAGTTACAAAAATAAATGAAGTTTTAAAAACAGCACAAGAAATAGGTTATCCTGTTGTTGTAAGACCTTCTTATGTAATAGGCGGTAGAGCTATGAGAATAATTTACGATGAAAAAAGCTTAATTGATTATATGAATATGGCAAGTAGTATATTTGAAGAATATCAGGTGATTGTAGATAAATATATTAGAGGAACAGAAATAGAGGTTGATGCGGTATGCGATGGAGAAGATATTTTAATTCCGGGTATTATGGAGCATGTTGAAAGAACAGGGGTTCACTCTGGGGATAGTGTTACAATATATCCTACTATTAGTTTATCTGATGATGTTATTAAAAAGCTTGTAGATTATACTAAAAAAATTGCTATAGGTTTAAAAACTATAGGGCTTATAAATATACAGTATGTTTATGATGGCAAAGATCTTTATGTAATTGAAGTTAATCCAAGGGCCTCAAGGACTGTTCCTATATTAAGCAAGGTAACGGGAGTTCCTATGGTAAAGCTTGCAGTTGAAGCAGCTTTTGGAAAAAAACTAAAGGATAGCGAATATGGTATAGGGCTTTTAAAAAGCAAAGACTACTACGTTGTTAAGGTTCCGGTTTTTTCAAACGAAAAAATAGCAGATGCAGATATATTCTTAGGCCCTGAGATGAAATCAACAGGAGAAGTATTAGGAATAGGGCAGAGTGTTGATGTGGCTGCATATAAAGCTTTTACTGCGGCAGGCATACCTATATTAAAAGAAGGAAATATATATGTTTCACTTAATGATTACGATAAGTTTGAAGCAGCACATATAATTAAGGAATATGAAAAGAGAGGATTTAAAATATTATCCTCAGAAGGGACGGCAAAGGTTTTAATAAAAGATGGCATAGAGTGTGAAATAGTAGATGTGGATGATGTTTTAAATATGCTATCAAAAGGGAAAATAGATTTTGTAATAAATACGCCAACAGTAGGGAATATTAATACTACAACAGGATTTAAAATACGAAAAAGATGTGCTGAGCTTAAAGTTCCTCTTTTTACCTGCTTAGATACCTTGAAAATATATTTAAAAGCAGTAGATGTAAAGAGGAATGATGTGCCAGTAATTTTTAGACCCCTCTCGGATTATTTAAACAAATAG
- the carA gene encoding glutamine-hydrolyzing carbamoyl-phosphate synthase small subunit: MEAFLYLEDGTVYKGKGFGYKGTAFGEIVFNTSMTGYQEILTDPSYAGQIITLTYPLIGNYGVNEKFNESFKSFARGLVVKSISNTPSNYMSMESIDQMLKNMGVVGIYDVDTRSITRKIRNGGSLKCIITNEFTLDEVDDEKNFFKDALFKIIKNEKDDYMKKVGTKNKYRIEGKGFRVALLDFGVKQNIIRNLVKRNCDITVFPYYAKYDEIISINPQGILLSNGPGDPKCAVEAIETVKKLIGKVPIFGICMGHQVLSLAFGADTYKMKYGHRGGNHGVKDLKKDRCYITSQNHGYAVNVKSLENTGLIVTHINLNDETVEGLRHVSLPVFSVQFHPEGAPGPNDSEYLFDEFINLMDKEWHHESKI; the protein is encoded by the coding sequence ATGGAGGCATTTCTCTATCTTGAGGACGGAACGGTTTATAAAGGAAAAGGTTTTGGATATAAAGGAACTGCCTTTGGAGAGATTGTTTTTAACACTTCTATGACTGGTTATCAAGAAATACTTACTGATCCATCCTATGCAGGACAAATTATTACTTTGACTTATCCTTTAATTGGTAATTATGGAGTTAATGAAAAATTCAACGAATCATTTAAAAGTTTTGCGAGAGGGCTTGTTGTAAAATCTATTTCCAATACGCCCTCTAATTATATGAGCATGGAAAGTATAGATCAGATGCTTAAAAATATGGGTGTTGTTGGTATATACGATGTTGATACAAGAAGTATAACAAGAAAGATAAGAAACGGTGGAAGTTTAAAATGTATAATTACAAATGAGTTTACATTAGATGAAGTAGATGATGAAAAAAATTTCTTTAAGGATGCATTATTTAAAATAATTAAGAATGAAAAAGACGATTATATGAAAAAGGTTGGGACTAAAAATAAATATAGAATTGAAGGAAAAGGCTTTCGAGTTGCGCTTTTAGATTTTGGAGTAAAGCAGAACATCATCAGAAATCTCGTCAAAAGAAATTGTGATATTACTGTTTTTCCGTACTATGCAAAATATGATGAAATAATAAGCATAAATCCCCAAGGGATACTATTGAGTAATGGTCCTGGAGATCCAAAATGTGCTGTTGAGGCCATTGAAACAGTTAAGAAACTTATTGGCAAGGTTCCTATATTTGGAATATGCATGGGACACCAAGTTTTAAGCCTTGCCTTTGGAGCAGATACTTATAAGATGAAGTATGGGCATAGAGGTGGAAACCATGGGGTTAAAGATTTGAAAAAGGATAGATGCTATATTACTTCTCAAAATCACGGATATGCAGTAAATGTTAAAAGTCTTGAAAATACAGGTCTTATAGTAACTCATATAAATTTAAACGATGAAACTGTTGAAGGATTGAGGCATGTAAGCCTTCCAGTATTTTCAGTACAATTTCATCCAGAGGGTGCGCCTGGTCCTAATGATAGTGAATATTTATTTGATGAGTTTATAAATCTTATGGATAAGGAGTGGCATCATGAAAGTAAAATATAA
- a CDS encoding putative quinol monooxygenase: MVKVVAKNFAQEDKLDEIIKLYEELVELTRKEEGCITYELFQDEKDSSILCMIEEWESREALDKHLNSQHFKRIVPNIKKYMIKETELNVYNKLI, from the coding sequence ATGGTAAAGGTTGTTGCTAAAAATTTTGCTCAAGAGGACAAGCTTGATGAAATAATTAAACTTTATGAGGAGCTTGTGGAACTTACAAGAAAGGAAGAAGGATGCATAACCTATGAACTTTTTCAGGATGAGAAGGACAGCTCTATTTTATGCATGATTGAAGAGTGGGAGAGCAGGGAGGCTTTAGATAAGCATCTTAATTCACAGCATTTTAAGAGAATAGTTCCAAATATAAAAAAATATATGATAAAAGAAACGGAATTGAATGTTTATAATAAATTGATTTAG
- a CDS encoding flavodoxin family protein — translation MKVVAFNGSPKENGNTYYAIKTVADELYKEGIEVEIIHVGNKAIRGCIACGACSKNNGKCIIDDEVNGWVDKMINADGIILGSPVYFSGINGTMKSFLDRAFYMAGRKLRYKVGASVVAVRRSGGVSAFNQLNNYINYAQMLMPSSNYWNVIHGRAIGEASQDEEGNQIMRVLGKNMAYLLKLRENGKNVVKEPEMENKIYTNFIR, via the coding sequence TTGAAAGTAGTTGCATTTAATGGAAGTCCTAAAGAAAATGGTAATACATATTATGCTATAAAAACTGTTGCTGATGAGCTTTACAAAGAAGGCATAGAAGTTGAAATAATTCATGTCGGGAACAAGGCAATAAGAGGATGTATTGCTTGTGGTGCCTGTTCAAAAAATAATGGGAAGTGCATAATAGATGATGAGGTAAATGGATGGGTAGATAAGATGATTAATGCGGACGGCATAATATTGGGCTCTCCTGTGTATTTTTCTGGAATAAACGGAACTATGAAATCCTTCTTAGACAGGGCCTTTTATATGGCAGGTAGAAAGCTAAGGTATAAAGTAGGTGCCAGTGTTGTTGCTGTAAGGCGTTCAGGAGGAGTTTCTGCTTTTAACCAGCTTAATAATTATATCAACTATGCTCAGATGCTCATGCCAAGTTCTAATTACTGGAATGTTATACATGGAAGAGCAATAGGAGAAGCCTCACAGGATGAAGAAGGAAACCAAATTATGAGAGTTCTTGGGAAAAACATGGCATATCTTTTAAAGCTTCGTGAAAACGGAAAGAATGTTGTTAAAGAACCTGAGATGGAAAATAAAATATATACTAATTTTATACGATAA
- a CDS encoding nitroreductase family protein: MDAIFNRKSIRKYKDIKVSDEIVNYLLKAAMQAPSAGNEQPWEFIVLRDKDVMKKITEVHPYSKMLLEADVAIVVCGDESKEVFKGFWVQDCSAATENILIAAEDKGLGAVWLGVYPHMDRTEAIKGILNLPDSVIPLSIIPVGYPDEQKEAADRFKKERIHYDRW, encoded by the coding sequence ATGGATGCTATATTCAACAGAAAAAGCATTAGAAAATACAAGGACATTAAGGTTAGTGATGAAATAGTAAATTATCTTTTAAAGGCAGCAATGCAAGCACCCTCTGCAGGGAATGAGCAGCCATGGGAGTTTATAGTTTTAAGGGATAAGGATGTTATGAAAAAAATAACTGAGGTTCATCCCTATTCAAAAATGCTACTTGAGGCTGATGTTGCAATCGTTGTCTGCGGAGATGAGTCAAAAGAGGTATTTAAAGGCTTTTGGGTACAGGACTGCTCTGCTGCAACAGAAAACATATTGATTGCTGCAGAGGACAAGGGATTAGGTGCTGTATGGCTTGGAGTTTATCCACATATGGACAGAACAGAAGCTATAAAAGGAATTTTGAATTTGCCAGATAGTGTAATTCCTCTATCTATAATACCTGTGGGCTATCCTGATGAGCAAAAGGAGGCAGCAGATAGGTTTAAAAAGGAGAGAATACATTACGACAGGTGGTAA
- a CDS encoding winged helix-turn-helix transcriptional regulator translates to MSTNCPVLEFKNKHYTCTFEITIDLIGGKWKPLIIWHLGTKGTLRFNELKKLLPSATQKMLTQQLRELEADKLINRKVYPQVPPKVEYSLTDIGKSLMPILNMMRDWGKEYHSLNL, encoded by the coding sequence ATGAGCACTAACTGCCCAGTATTAGAATTTAAAAATAAACATTATACCTGTACCTTTGAAATTACAATAGATTTAATCGGAGGGAAGTGGAAGCCCCTTATAATATGGCACCTTGGAACCAAGGGAACATTAAGATTTAACGAACTTAAAAAACTTCTTCCTAGTGCAACACAAAAAATGCTGACACAGCAGCTTCGTGAACTTGAGGCAGACAAGCTTATAAATAGAAAGGTTTATCCTCAGGTTCCCCCAAAGGTGGAATATTCCTTAACTGATATAGGCAAAAGCCTCATGCCAATTCTTAACATGATGCGCGATTGGGGAAAAGAGTATCACAGTTTAAATCTTTAA
- a CDS encoding LacI family DNA-binding transcriptional regulator, whose product MKKVTISDIARIAGVSKTTVSMVFNKKDGNISEETREKIYKVAKELNYIPNFVAKSLATNKSFSIGIILPDITNPFFSEIARAIEDEANFSGYNVILCNTDNSVKKEEEYIRLLISKLVDGIIFIAGGESKKSLKLIKDNNIPFVLVDRYIDGFKNFYGVFCRNYEGVSEGVEYLLNSGKRKIVFVKGPHELEISKQRFEGYRDTMNKYGLYNEDYVFESDFTIDGGKKVTEEFIKDIDKLDAIFYSNDLMAIGGIKVLLRSGYNIPKDVSIIGFDNIKISEFIEPELTTIAQPIYEMGKDSFKILLRVINEEEDVEKIHYYTPKLIIRGTA is encoded by the coding sequence ATGAAGAAGGTTACAATAAGCGATATAGCAAGAATTGCAGGGGTATCCAAAACAACGGTTTCAATGGTTTTTAATAAAAAGGATGGAAATATAAGCGAAGAAACAAGGGAGAAGATATATAAAGTTGCAAAGGAGCTTAACTATATACCTAATTTTGTTGCAAAAAGCCTTGCCACAAACAAGAGCTTCTCTATAGGAATTATTCTTCCAGATATAACAAACCCTTTTTTCTCTGAAATTGCACGGGCAATTGAAGATGAGGCAAACTTTTCAGGATATAACGTTATACTCTGTAATACAGATAACAGTGTAAAAAAGGAAGAAGAATATATAAGGCTTTTAATAAGTAAACTTGTTGATGGGATAATATTTATTGCAGGTGGTGAGAGTAAAAAGAGCCTTAAGCTTATAAAGGATAACAATATTCCCTTTGTTTTAGTTGATAGATACATTGACGGCTTTAAGAATTTTTATGGAGTATTTTGCAGAAATTATGAAGGTGTTTCAGAGGGCGTTGAATATCTTTTAAATAGTGGAAAAAGAAAAATAGTATTCGTTAAAGGCCCCCATGAACTTGAGATTTCGAAGCAGAGATTTGAAGGATATAGGGATACTATGAATAAATATGGACTTTATAATGAAGATTATGTTTTTGAATCGGATTTTACAATCGATGGAGGTAAAAAAGTAACGGAGGAATTTATAAAAGATATCGATAAATTAGATGCTATATTTTACAGCAATGACCTTATGGCAATAGGTGGGATTAAAGTCTTGCTTCGCAGTGGATACAATATACCAAAGGATGTCAGCATCATTGGTTTTGATAATATAAAGATTTCAGAGTTTATAGAACCAGAGCTTACAACAATAGCCCAGCCTATATATGAAATGGGAAAGGACTCATTTAAGATACTTTTAAGAGTGATAAACGAAGAGGAAGATGTAGAAAAGATTCACTACTACACCCCAAAGCTTATTATAAGAGGGACGGCATAA
- the rbsB gene encoding ribose ABC transporter substrate-binding protein RbsB — protein sequence MKKLLKSLSILLMLTFILGSFSACTNKQQQGATQGSKKIGMVISTLNNPFFVTMKEGAEKKAKELGYEVIVLDSQNDASKERSNVEDLVQQGIAVLVINPTDSDAVANSISVAKDKNIPVITVDRAANGVDVACHIASDNVAGGKLAGEFILETLGGKAKIVELQGIPGASATRDRGKGFHEAVDGKEGVKVVASQAADFDRQKGLNVMENIIQATPDFDAVFAHNDEMALGAVKALTAANKKAVVVGFDGTADAVTAVQNGEMAATIAQQPDLMGSYAVENAVKLIKGESVEKQIPVALKVIKK from the coding sequence ATGAAAAAACTATTAAAATCTTTATCAATCCTTTTAATGCTCACTTTTATACTTGGCAGTTTTTCTGCATGTACAAATAAGCAGCAACAGGGTGCGACACAGGGAAGTAAAAAAATAGGTATGGTTATTTCAACTTTAAACAACCCATTCTTTGTTACAATGAAGGAAGGCGCTGAAAAGAAGGCAAAGGAACTTGGCTATGAAGTTATCGTACTCGATTCACAAAACGATGCATCTAAGGAAAGATCAAACGTTGAAGATTTAGTTCAGCAGGGTATTGCAGTTTTAGTAATTAATCCTACTGACAGCGATGCTGTTGCTAATTCAATTTCAGTTGCAAAGGATAAGAACATACCAGTTATTACAGTTGACAGAGCTGCAAACGGCGTTGATGTTGCCTGCCATATAGCATCAGACAACGTTGCAGGAGGAAAGCTTGCAGGAGAGTTTATACTTGAAACTTTAGGCGGAAAGGCTAAAATAGTTGAACTTCAGGGTATACCTGGTGCTTCTGCTACAAGGGACAGAGGTAAAGGATTCCACGAAGCAGTTGACGGAAAAGAAGGAGTAAAGGTAGTTGCAAGTCAGGCAGCAGATTTTGACAGACAAAAGGGATTAAACGTTATGGAAAACATAATCCAGGCAACTCCAGACTTTGATGCAGTATTTGCACACAACGACGAAATGGCGCTTGGTGCTGTAAAGGCTTTAACTGCAGCAAATAAGAAGGCTGTAGTTGTAGGATTTGACGGAACAGCTGATGCAGTTACTGCTGTTCAAAATGGTGAAATGGCTGCAACAATTGCACAGCAGCCAGATTTAATGGGAAGCTATGCTGTTGAAAACGCTGTTAAACTTATAAAGGGTGAAAGCGTTGAAAAGCAAATTCCTGTTGCACTAAAGGTTATAAAGAAGTAA
- the rbsC gene encoding ribose ABC transporter permease has protein sequence MDKLKSVIIKFKSLIGLLALCVIISIITPRFLNVNNLLNVLTQVSVNAVIAIGMSFVILTGGIDLSVGSILAITGAISASIIVKSNSVFLAIIAAIIIGALIGSFNGIIVSKGKIQPFIVTLAAMTIFRGVTYVYTNGTPISGLGRDFTFIGNAKVLGIPFPVIITLIVFLIAYYIINETRFGRYVYALGGNEDSTRLSGINTDRIKMIVYIVSGIASAISGIIVTSRIGSASPNAGSGYELDAIAAVVLGGTSLSGGEGSITGTIIGAMIIGVLNNGLNLMNVSPFYQSIVKGLVILLAVLIDKRNKK, from the coding sequence ATGGATAAACTAAAATCGGTAATAATAAAATTTAAATCTTTAATTGGACTTTTGGCTCTTTGTGTTATTATTTCTATAATAACTCCAAGATTTTTAAATGTTAACAACCTTTTAAACGTTTTAACGCAGGTTTCAGTTAATGCAGTAATTGCAATAGGTATGTCCTTTGTAATACTAACAGGGGGAATTGATCTTTCAGTAGGTTCAATACTTGCTATAACTGGGGCTATATCGGCTTCAATAATTGTAAAATCAAACAGCGTATTTTTAGCAATAATAGCAGCAATTATAATAGGAGCACTTATAGGAAGCTTTAACGGAATTATAGTTTCAAAGGGAAAGATTCAGCCTTTTATAGTAACTCTTGCAGCGATGACGATTTTCAGAGGGGTAACTTATGTTTATACTAACGGAACGCCTATTTCAGGCCTTGGAAGGGACTTTACTTTTATCGGCAATGCAAAGGTTCTTGGTATTCCATTCCCAGTTATTATAACTCTTATAGTATTTTTAATAGCTTACTATATTATTAACGAAACACGTTTTGGAAGATATGTTTATGCCCTTGGAGGGAATGAAGATTCAACAAGACTTTCAGGTATAAATACCGATAGGATAAAGATGATAGTTTATATAGTTTCAGGGATTGCATCTGCAATAAGCGGTATTATAGTTACAAGCAGAATAGGCTCAGCATCTCCGAATGCGGGCTCGGGCTATGAGCTAGATGCAATTGCTGCAGTTGTTTTAGGAGGAACAAGCCTCTCCGGCGGAGAAGGAAGCATAACAGGAACTATAATAGGTGCTATGATAATAGGAGTTTTAAACAATGGACTTAACCTTATGAATGTATCTCCTTTTTATCAGTCAATTGTAAAAGGCCTTGTAATTCTTCTTGCAGTATTAATTGACAAGAGGAATAAAAAATAA
- a CDS encoding sugar ABC transporter ATP-binding protein: protein MQEKMPILEMKNISKSFPGVKALSGVNLRAFSGEVMALLGENGAGKSTLMKILSGVYKRDEGTIKIDGREVEINGIKDAQNLGISIIHQELSLLPNLTIYENLFLGNEISSGFKLNKREMIKKSEELLKSFDFTVSPKTLTKELTVGEMQMVEIIKAVSKDAKIIIMDEPTTALTEVETEKLFKIIERLKNNNVAIIYISHRMEEIFKICDKITVLRDGTFIGEEDVKGITKDKLISMMVGRKLEEQFPRIDTKIGNSILKVENLSMKDKIKDVSFELFEGEILGIAGLMGSGRTEVAKLIFGEYKKSSGNIYIEGKKAEINSPKDGIREGIAYLSEDRKKEGLILKLSVLENMTLSNLKKYESKVKRINRAKELEDCKAYTKKLLIKTSSPNQLIKNLSGGNQQKVIIAKWLLTSPKVFIIDEPTRGIDVGAKKEIYQILNELKAQGKGIIMISSDMEEILGVSDRILVMHEGRITGQIERDKANQEIIMKYAVGITD, encoded by the coding sequence ATGCAGGAAAAAATGCCTATTTTGGAAATGAAAAATATATCAAAGTCATTTCCCGGTGTTAAAGCTTTAAGCGGCGTTAATCTAAGAGCATTTTCTGGCGAAGTTATGGCCCTTTTAGGAGAGAATGGAGCTGGAAAGTCAACTCTAATGAAGATACTCAGCGGAGTTTATAAAAGGGATGAGGGAACTATAAAGATTGATGGAAGAGAAGTTGAAATAAACGGAATTAAAGATGCTCAAAATCTTGGAATTTCAATAATTCATCAGGAACTTAGCCTTCTTCCTAACCTTACAATCTATGAGAATTTGTTTTTAGGAAATGAAATTTCAAGTGGCTTTAAGCTCAATAAAAGAGAAATGATTAAAAAAAGTGAGGAGCTTTTAAAAAGTTTTGACTTTACAGTGTCTCCAAAGACATTAACAAAGGAATTGACCGTTGGCGAGATGCAGATGGTTGAGATAATTAAGGCAGTTTCAAAGGATGCAAAGATAATAATTATGGACGAGCCAACAACTGCACTAACTGAAGTTGAAACGGAGAAGCTCTTTAAGATAATTGAAAGGCTCAAAAATAATAATGTAGCTATAATTTATATCTCCCACAGGATGGAAGAGATATTTAAAATATGCGATAAAATAACGGTTTTAAGGGATGGAACCTTTATTGGAGAAGAGGATGTAAAGGGAATAACGAAGGACAAACTAATATCTATGATGGTTGGAAGAAAGCTTGAGGAGCAGTTCCCGCGAATTGATACAAAGATTGGAAATTCAATTTTAAAGGTTGAGAACCTTTCTATGAAGGATAAGATAAAGGATGTATCCTTTGAGCTTTTCGAGGGAGAAATATTAGGTATTGCAGGGCTTATGGGCTCTGGGAGAACCGAAGTTGCAAAGCTTATATTCGGTGAATACAAAAAAAGCAGCGGAAATATTTACATCGAGGGCAAAAAAGCCGAAATCAATTCTCCAAAGGATGGTATAAGGGAAGGAATTGCATATCTTTCTGAGGACAGGAAAAAGGAAGGACTAATATTAAAGCTTTCTGTTCTTGAAAACATGACTTTATCGAATTTAAAAAAATATGAAAGCAAAGTTAAAAGAATAAACAGGGCGAAGGAACTTGAAGACTGCAAAGCATATACAAAAAAGCTTTTAATAAAAACATCATCCCCAAATCAGCTTATTAAAAATCTTAGTGGTGGAAATCAGCAAAAGGTTATAATTGCAAAATGGCTTTTAACTTCACCTAAGGTTTTTATAATAGATGAACCCACAAGAGGAATAGACGTTGGAGCTAAAAAGGAAATCTATCAGATATTAAATGAGCTTAAGGCACAGGGAAAGGGAATAATAATGATTTCATCGGATATGGAGGAGATTCTTGGAGTTAGTGACAGGATACTTGTTATGCACGAAGGCAGGATAACAGGACAGATTGAAAGAGATAAAGCAAATCAAGAGATAATTATGAAATATGCAGTAGGAATTACTGATTAA